The Pseudarthrobacter defluvii DNA window GGCAAAGTAGACGGCGAGCGCGGAGGACCCTGCCCCCAGCAGGCCTGCCACCGAGCCGCCGGCGATGGCCCCGCCGATAGCCCATTTTGCCCCCGGCGACATTCCGCCGGAGTCCCGGGTGGGTGCAGTCATTGCAGGGCTCGCTCGCCGGAAAGGTGCCATGGGACTATTCTTACCGGCCCTGCGGCCGATACCCGCATTCCAGGGCGGGACCGGCACGTCGCCGCACGGCTTGCGGGTGTGCACCGGGAGCGCGGTGCGGGCGTCCCCCACCGGCGCTAGGCTAAGGCCATGAGTGATCCCATCGTCATCCTGACCGAAGAACCACTGGGCGCGGAAGACCGCCTTAATATTGAACGGCTGGTGGATGGCGGGGACAGCCCCCTGCTGGTCCTGGTGCCGGCCAACACGGAGCGGCACCTGCTGGTGGACTTCCTTGAAAACCTGTCCCTGCTGGACGTTGCCAAGGCATTCCGGGACCTCGCGGCACGCAACCCGGACGCCGTCGTCGAAGGCGCACAGGCGGACGAAACCCTTACGGCCTCACTCGCGGCGCTGGCGGGACTGGGTTCCGGCGTAACCGGCCAGGTGGTGGACGGCAGGGCCGTGGACAGCCTGGTGGCGAAGGTCCGGGAGACCGGGGCGTCCCAGGCCGTGGTGATCACCAGGCCGCACGCCGTGGCCGATACCTTCCACACGGACTGGGCCAACAAGGCCCAGGACCAGCTCGGCGTCCCTGTGCTGCATCTGTACGCCGGCTCGGGATTTATCGGCGACTCCTGAGCGTTGGGAATGCTATGAGCATCTTTGGAAACAGCATCTTCGGTAACAAGGCAACGGACACGGTTGGCGGCGGCCAGGAAAGCACCACCCCTGGGCGCGCCGTCGAGAAAACCGATGCCCAGTGGCGGGAGGAACTGACCCCGGAGGAATACCACGTCCTCCGGCAGGCCGGCACCGAACGGCCTTACACCGGCGAGTACTGGGATACCCACACCGAGGGCGTCTACCAGTGCCGGGCCTGCGGCGCCGAACTGTTCACCAGCAATGAGAAGTTCGACTCCCACTGCGGCTGGCCCTCCTTCTGGGCTCCCTTGGCCGAGGGGAACGTCCGCTACATCCACGACCGGACCCTGGGCATGGAGCGGATCGAAGTGCGGTGCGGGTCCTGCGACTCCCACCTGGGCCACGTCTTTGAGGGCGAGGGCTATGGCACGCCCACCGACCAGCGCTACTGCATCAACTCCGTTTCCCTCCGGCTGGTCAGCAAGGATGACAGCACGGATGACGCCGGAAGCGGGTCCCAGAGCTAGCCCGCCGACACAACTGAGCGCAGTACCGCAAGCCAGCCCCCGTGCGTTGTTCCCACAGCCGGGGGCTGGTCTCATTCCATCCGGGCTCACACCGAGACTAAGTCTTTCTTACTCATGCGCCCTGTGGGCATAAGTCGTTCTGGTTGCTTGTTACGCTCGCCAAAGAGACGCAAGCAACCAGAAAGGCAGCCGACGATGACAGAGATGCTGACCACCGCGGTCACCGGGATTTCCGCACAGAACCTCGACTGGCTCCGGCTCAAGGCCGCCGCCACGGCACTGCAGGCCCTCCAGGTCCAGGACGGATCCGTTCCCGAGCGCGCCCACCACGCGGCAGCAGCCGGGCATGTGGACACCATCGTCACCGCAATCAGGGCATTGTCCCCCGCCTTCCCGCATGACGCCGCCTACCTCCAAGCCGCCTGCGCAGACTTCGAAGCCTGGGCAGCCGGCGGCTTCGCCGTGCCGGACTTCCTGTCTTCCCTGCTGGCGTTCCAGCCCCAGGAGCAGCGCCACGACGGCCTGCAGCACCTGGTGGTCTTCCCCATGTACACCCAAAACGGCAGCAGCAACCGCCTGGTGGAGGCCGTGCTGGTCGAGGTCATCTGGCCGGAGTTCATCGCAGGGCTTGAGGCCGGCGAATACTCGAACAAGCTGTTCGTGCCCATCCGCTTCGTCGACTTCACCCCCGGCTACGACACCAACTCCGCCGTCCTGTTTCCCGAGACGGTGGCCGTCAGCCAGACCCCCACCTTCACCTGGGGCGCCATCTTCGCCGACCGCGAAGCCGCAAGGTTCCGCCGTGTCCTTAAAGCCGCCGCGGAGATCACCTCGCTGGAGCTGCCGGAGGGAGCCGCGGAACTGCTCGCGGACCAGGACCTCACCGAGGCAACGTTCGTGATGTGGGACCTGATCCACGACCGGACGCACATGCGCGGAGACCTGCCGTTCGACCCCTTCATGATCAAGCAGCGGATGCCCTACTTCCTGTACTCGCTGGAGGAACTGCGCTGCGACCTCACCGCTTTCCGCGAGTCGGTCCGGATCGAAAAGGACGACGACGCCGACCCCGAAACCCGGCGGCACGCGAAGCTGGTGCAGTACGCCATCATCTTCGACCGCATCTTCCGCTTCGCCATTACCGGCAGCCGGGTCCGCAACTATGACGGCCTGGGCGGTCAGCTCCTCTTCGCCTGGCTGCACCAGCAGCACGTGCTGCATTGGACGGACACGCGGCTTACCATCGACTGGGATGAGGTGGCGGACGCCGTCATCGCTTTGGGAGCCGGCATCGATGAACTGTACTGGCGTTCCATCGACCGGCCCAAGACCGCCCATTGGCTGGCGGCCTACCAGCTGGTGTCGGCTACCGTCACACCCAACCCGGCCTCCGTGTGGGCCAAGGGCCCCGACGCGCTGCCGCTGGCGGGAACACCCCGCGGCCTCACGGACCAGGTCCTGGATGACGAATTCCCGCTGTCCATGTTCTACGAGGCATTGGAGAAGAAAATGCGCCCGGTCATTGAGTCCACCGCCGGCATTACCGGCCGCTCCGCACTGTGACAGGCACGGTGACCGGGTCCAAGCCGGCCCGTGTCCTGGTGACCGGCGGCAGCGGCGCGTCCGGAATCGCCGTGGCCCGCGCCCTCGCCTCCGCAGGGCATCGAGTGGCCACAGTGGGCTCCGACCAGGCCAGGATCAGGGCCGCGGCGAAGGAGGCGGGCGACGGCGTCACCCCCTTCACGTGCGACCTCGCGGATTTCGACGGCGTGCGGCAGCTCCGGGAGCAGCTCAGCGTGACCTTCGGGTCGGTGGATGCCGTCATCCATCTGGTGGGCGGCTGGCGCGGGGCCAAGGGAATTTCTGACCAGTCCGATGACGACTGGGACTTCCTGGAACGCGGCGCCGTCACCACGCTGCGGAACGTATCGCGCGTCTTCTTCGACGATATTGCCGCCTCCACCGCCGGACGGTTCGCGATGGTGTCCTCCACAGCAGTGGACAAGCCCGCCGCAGCGGTGGCCAGCTACGTGGCGGCGAAAGCTGCGGCGGAAGCCTGGACCATGGCCATGGCGGACGGCTTCCGCCGAATCTCCGAAGCCGGCGGCGGCAACGCGGCCGCCACCGTGCTGGTGGTCAAAGCCCTGGTGGACGACGAACTCCGCCGCGCCCACCCCGAGCGGAAGTTCCCGGGGGCGACGGACGTCGCTGACCTGGCTGCCGCCGTCGTCCGGCTTTTCGGCGCTCCGTCCACCGAGCTCAACGGTGCACGCCTGCGGCTGGCGGACTGACCGCCGTGACTGTACCTAGACTGAAAGCGTGAGCAACCCTATGACGACAACAGTAGAAACCGGCGCGGCGTTGCGGCTGCACGATCCCAGCGTGCGCGGCTTTGCCTCGGACAACTATTCCGGCGTGCACCCCGAAGTCCTGGCCGCCCTTGCCGCGGCCAATGAAGGGCACCAGGTCTCCTATGGCGAAGACGACTACACCGCCCGGCTGCAGGAACTGATGGTTGAGCACTTCGGCCCTGGCATCGAATGCTTCCCGGTCTTCAACGGCACCGGCGCGAACGTCCTGTCACTGCAGTCCCTGCTCCCCCGCTGGGGTGCCGTGGTGTGCGCCTCTACCGCCCACATCAACATGGATGAGAACGGGGCCCCCGAACGCATCGGCGGCCTCAAGCTCCTGCACGTTCCCACGCCGGATGGAAAGCTCACCCCCGAACTGATCGACCGGGAGGCCTGGGGCTGGGGCGACGAACACCGCGCCCAGCCGCTGGCCGTCTCCATCACCCAGACCACCGAGCTGGGCACCTGCTACACGCCCGAAGAGGTTCGCGCCATTGCCGACCACGGGCACGCCAAAGGCATGAAGCTGCACATGGACGGCGCCCGGCTGGCCAACGCGGCTGCCCACCTCGGTGTGCCCCTGCGCGCCTTCACCAGGGACGCCGGGGTGGACATCCTGTCCTTCGGCGGCACCAAGAACGGCCTGCTCTTCGGCGAGGTGGTGGTGGCGCTGAACCCCGAGGCGGCGCACGGCCTGGTCTACCTGCGCAAGATGGACATGCAGCTTGCCTCCAAGATGCGGTTCATGTCGGCCCAGTTCATCGCCCTGCTGGAAGGCGACCTGTGGCTGCGGTCGGCCTCGCACGCCAATGCCATGGCCGCCCGGCTGCGTGCCGCCGTGGACAGCATCGACGGCGTCCGGCCCACCCAGAAGACCGAATCGAACGGCGTCTTCGCCATCCTGCCGCCCGGCATCGCGGACAGGCTGCGCAGTTCCTTCCGCTTCTACGACTGGGACGAAGCCACAGGGGAAGTCCGGTGGATGTGTTCCTTTGACACCACGGAGGAGGATGTTGATGCCTTTGCCGCCGCGATCCGCCACGAACTTCGGGATTACCGGGACGGGCAGGCCGGCTGACCGTCCGCCGACGGCGAGCCTTCCTGTCCCGCCCCGCCCCGCACCGTAATCTGCCAAGGTGAACGCACTTGACCAGGTTCCCCCGGATTTTCTCCATGCCCTGGGAACCCTCAGGAAAGCCCGGTGCCGCAAGGAACTGCGCCTCGCGGAGATTCCTGCCCCTGCCCGCCTGGCTCCTTTCGCCGTCGCGCTGGGCGCCGAAGTGATGGCGCCCAGCGCCGGTACCCCTGCCACCCCCATGCACGGGCCGGCGGCGCTGGCCTTCGCTGCTGCCTCCGGAACAGCCACCCCAGCGTCCGATGAGGACGAAACGGAACTTGCCACGGGGCGCTTCATCCTCCTTCACGATCCGGAGGGCTCGGCCGTGTGGGACGGGGAGTTCCGCATCGTCACCTACATCCGGGCCGAGCTGGAACCGGAGATGGGCAACGACCAGATGCTGGGGACAGTGGCGTGGACCTGGCTGGTGGAGGCGCTGGAGAACCACAATGCCGGCTACCGGGCGGCGGGCGGGACCGCCACCCGGGTCCTCTCCGAAAGCTTCGGCACCCTTGCGGAACGCCCGGGATCGATCGACATCGAACTCCGTGCCTCCTGGACCCCGGATTCTTCCGACGTCCAGGCCCACCTTGAGGCGTGGTCCGACATGGTGTGTACCTTCGCCGGGCTCCCGCCGCTGCCCGACGGGGTCACTGCGCTCCCGCCCCGGCGCCGAAGCCAGCCGAACGGTTACGGTACCGGCCGGTAAACTGGGGGCATCATGACCCTAAACACTCCGGAAAACACCACAGCCGGCGTCCCGGCTGCTGCTGCCGCACCCCACATCACGGTGGAGGGCTTCGACAGCCCCATCCCCGAAATCATCGACCTTGACGCTCCCCGGGAGGGCGTCCCGCTGGTCATCGAAACCCAGTCCGGCCTGGAGCGGTGCGCTGCCGCCATCGCCGCCGGGACCGGACCCGCCGGCGTGGACGCCGAGCGTGCTTCCGGTTTCCGCTACGGCCAGCGCGCCTTCCTGGTGCAGATACGGCGTGAGGGGGCCGGCACCTGGCTGATCGACCCCGAGCCGTTCGGGAACCTGGACATCATCAACGACGCCCTGCGCGGCGTCGAATGGATCCTGCACGCCGCCAGCCAGGACCTGCCCTGCCTTTCCGAGCTGGGCATGTGGCCGGACAAACTCTTCGACACCGAACTCGCCGCGCGGCTGGCCGGACTGCCCCGCGTGGGCCTGGCCGCAGTCATCGAGCAGCTGCTGGGGTTCGGGCTGGCCAAGGAACACTCCGCCGCGGACTGGTCCACCCGGCCCCTCCCGGAGCCGTGGCTGCGCTATGCCGCACTGGACGTCGAAGTCCTGGCCGAACTGCGCGAGGAACTCATCGAGCTGCTGCAGGCCAACGGGAAACTGGAGTACGCCGAGCAGGAATTCGCAGCCATCCTGGCCGCGGGCATCGCTCCCCCGCGGGTGGACCCGTGGCGCAAGACGTCCGGCCTGCACCAGATCCGGGACCGTCGCCAGCTGGCCGCCGTCCGCGAGCTCTGGCTGGAACGCGATGCACTGGCGCAAAAGCGTGACGTGGCCCCCGGCAGGCTGCTTCCCGATTCCGCCCTCGTTGCGGCGGCAAAGGCCATGCCCGCCACGGTTCCGCAGCTGCTCACCACCAAGGGTTTCCATGGGCGCGCCGCCCAGCGTGAAGCTCCCCGCTGGCTGCGCTGCATCTCCACAGCCCGCACGCTCGAGGAACTGCCGCCGCTGCACCTGGCCACCAACGCACCGCCCCCTCCGCGGGTCTGGGCGGACCGTGATCCGGAAGCCGCCGCCCGCCTGGCCACGGCCCGGCCCTTGCTCCAGGCCAAGGCTGAGGAACTGGACCTGCCGCTGGAAAACCTCCTGACGCCCGACTACCTGCGGCGGGTGGCCTGGCGGCCCCCGGCGGAGGTCACGGAAGAGTCGATTTCGGCCGAGCTGCTCACGCTCGGTGCCCGGAAGTGGCAGGTGGAACTCTCTGCTCCCCTGATCGCGGGTGCCTTCCTGGACCCGCAGCCGCTGCCGCCCAAGGAGTCGAAGGCAGCCACCGCAGCCAGCGGCCAGTAACTCCGCCGATTCCAGCCCTTGCTTGCTAAGTTACTCACGAGTAACATCGAGGTGACCCACGTCAGGCCGCTGCCGCCTCCGGCATGCGCCCGGCGCGTTACGTCTCGATGAGGAGTTACACGTGAGCCAGCACGGAAGCGGCGCATCCCAGCGCACTGTCCGCGACGTCGTCTTTGTGGACGGCGTCCGCACACCCTTCGGCAGGGCCGGCGAGAAAGGAATCTACGCCGGAACCCGGGCCGACGACCTGATCGTGAAATGCATCCGCGGCCTGCTGCGCCGCAACCCGTCCCTTCCGCCGGAACGGATCGACGAGGTGGCCATCGCCGCCACCACCCAGACCGGCGACCAGGGCCTCACCCTGGGCCGGACCGCCGCGCTGCTGGCAGGCCTCCCCCGCACGGTCCCCGGCTTCGCCATCGACCGCATGTGCGCCGGGGCCATGACCGCCGTCACCACGACGGCAGGTGGCATCGGCTTCGGCGCCTACGACGTGGTGATCGCCGGCGGCGTGGAACACATGGGCCACCACCCCATGGGCTCCGGAGCGGACCCGAACCCGCGGTTCATGTCCGAACGCCTGGTTGATCCGGCGGCCCTGAACATGGGCAACACGGCAGAAAACCTGCACGACCGTTTTCCGGCCATCACCAAGCAGCGCACCGACGCCTACGCGGTGGCCTCCCAGGACAAGTTGGCAGCCGCCTACCAGGATGGCCGGATCCAGCCGGACCTGGTTCCCGTCGCTGCCCGCAAGCCCGGCGAGGGCTGGACCGTCCACAGCAAGGACGAACCTCCCCGGCCCGGCACCACGGTCGACGACCTCGCTGCCCTTCGCACCCCCTTCCGCGCCCACGGCCGGGTCACTGCCGGGAACGCGGCCGGCCTCAATGACGGCGCCACCGCAGCCGTCCTGGCATCCTCCGACACCGCCGCAGAGCTGGGCCTGCCCGTGAAGATGCGGCTGGTCAGCTACGCCTACGCAGGCGTGGAGCCGGAAGTCATGGGCATCGGCCCCGTGCCGGCCACCGAGAAGGCGCTGCAGAACGCGGGACTGGGCATCGACGACATCGGCCTGTTCGAAATCAACGAGGCGTTCGCCGTCCAGGTCCTGAGCTTCCTGGACCACTACGGCATCGCCGACGACGACCCCCGGGTCAACCGGTACGGCGGCGCCATCGCCGTGGGCCACCCGCTCGCTTCCTCCGGCGTCCGGCTGATGATCCAGCTGGCCCGCCAGTTCGAGGAAGATCCCACCGTCCGGTACGGAATCACCACCATGTGCGTGGGCCTGGGCATGGGCGGCACCGTGATCTGGGAAAACCCGCACCACCCCGACTACAGTGGAAACCCCTCCGGCCACACCGCCGCTGATGTTTCCGCCGCCGCTGACGTTTCCGAAGGAGCCCTGGCATGAGCGCCGCAGATTTCCGCAAGTTGGCCGACCTTTTCCCCAACGAAACCGTGACCCACTCCTACGTGCAGGACATCACCCTCCCCGGCACGGCAGGGAAACCAAGCCCGGGCACCTTCGCCCTGGTCACCCTGGACAACGACCTGGACCACACCAAGCCCACCACACTGGGACCCAACACCCTGGTGGAGCTGGGCACCGTGCTGGAGGGCCTGCGGGACCGTGCCGCGCGGGGCGAAATCGTGGGCGTCGGCGTCACCGGCAAGCCGCACTACCTGGTGGCTGGAGCCGATCTTTCCGCGGTGAAGTCGCTGGAGAAGCGCGAGCACGGACTGTGGATGGCGCAGTTGGGCCATGACGTCTACGCCACCCTGGCTAACCTGGGCGTCCCCAGCTTCGCCTTCATCAACGGCGCAGCCCTCGGTGGGGGCCTCGAAATCGCCCTGCAGTCCACCTACCGCACCGTGTCCACCGGTGCGGGCGCCCTGGCGCTGCCCGAAGGTTTCCTTGGCCTGGTGCCCGGCTGGGGCGGCGTCTACATCCTTCCCCGCCTTGTGGGTCCGGAAAATGCCGTCAAGGTCATGATCGAGAACCCGCTGAGCAACAACCGGACCCTCTCCGGCGCCCAGGCCTTCCGCATGGGCATCGCCGACGCCGTCTTCGAACCCGCCGACTTCCTGGAACAATCGCTTGCCTGGGCCGCGGAAATCATCTCCGGCGACGTCGTCCCGGAGCGGCCCAACGCCGTCGACCCCTCCGCCCCGGACAGCGCAGCCCGCTGGACCGCGGCCGTTGACGCCGGCCGGAAGTTCGTTGAAGGCAAGACCTCCAACGCCTCCCCCGCCCCCGCCAAGGTCCTGGAACTCCTCGAGGCCAACCGGACCATGACAGCCGCGGAATCCGCCGCGCTGGAATGCGCAACGCTGGCCGACCTCATGCAGACGGACGAGTTCCGCTCCACCGTCTACGCCTTCCTGGACCTGGTGCAGAAGCGCGCCAAGCGCCCGGCCGGCGCCCCCGACCGCAAGCTGGCCCGCCCCGTCACCAAGGTAGGTGTCGTCGGTGCCGGGCTCATGGCGGGCCAACTGGCGCTGCTCTTCGCCCGGCAGCTGAAGGTACCGGTGGTCCTGACCGACATCGACCAGGCGCGCGTGGACAAGGGCGTTGCCTACGTCCATGCCGAGGTGGACAAGCTGCTGGCCAAGGGGCGCGTCAGCCAGGACGCAGCCAACCGCACCAAGGCGCTGGTCACCGGATCGGTGTCCAAGGAAGCCTTCGCGGATGCTGACTTCGTGATCGAGGCCGTCTTCGAAGAACTCCACATCAAGAAGCAGGTGTTCGCCGAACTCGAAGGGATTGTTGCGCCGGAGTGCGTCCTGGCCACCAACACGTCATCCCTCTCTGTGACGGAAATGGCCGCCGACCTGCAGCACCCTGAGCGGCTGGTGGGTTTCCACTTCTTCAACCCGGTGGCCGTCATGCCGCTGCTGGAGATCGTCCGCGCCCCGCGGACCGATGACGCCGTGCTGGCCACCGCTTTCGAGCTTGCGAAAGCCCTGAAGAAAACCGGCGTGCTGGTCAAGGACGCCGCTGCGTTCGTGGTCAACCGCATCCTGCTCCGGCTCATGGGGGAAGTGACGGCCGCGTTCGACGAAGGGACCCCGGCAGACGTGGCGGACAACGCGCTGCGGCCCATGGGCCTTCCCATGAGCCCATTCACGCTGCTGGCCATGGTTGGCCTTCCCGTGGCCCAGCACGTCCAGGAATCGCTGCACACCGCTTTCGGCGACCGCTTCCCAGTCTCCGCCAACCTGAAAAAGCTCATCGACAACAACGTCAAGGCGCTCTGGGAAAACAGCCCCGACGGTTCCCGCGCCGTCCCGGCCTCCACGCTCGAGCTGATGTCCTTCGGCACCACGCCTTCCACCGAAGAGCAGGTGCTGCGCCGCGTCCAGGATGCCCTGGCCGAGGAAATCGGCCTGATGCTGGACGAGGGCGTCGTGGCCGGGCCTGAGGACATTGACCTCTGCATGATCCTTGGTGCGGGCTGGCCGATGTTCCTGGGCGGCATCACGCCGTACCTTGACCGGGTGGGCGCCGCCGAGCGGATCAACGGTAAGCGTTTCCTGGCGCCCGGCGTCGCGTCCCCGGCGGACGGCCAGCCGCAGCAGTAGGCCGGACCCCGAGGGGAATGCCGCGCAGACAGATGGGCAGGGACGGTTAGGCCGGCACCAGCCGTCCGCCGTCGAGGGCCAGGATGCGGTGCGCCGCCGAACGTGCGTAGCCCAGGTCATGGGTGACAAGCACGACGGCGGCGCCCTCCGCCGCTGCCGAGCGGACGGCGGCGTCGAGCAGGGCCAGCCCGTCCCCGTCCAGAGCCACAGTGGGTTCATCAAGCGCCAGGACCACCGGCCTGCGCGCCAGGACGGTGGCCAGGGCCAGGAGGCGCTGGGCGGAGGCCGGAAGCTCGGCCGGGTGATCGTCAGCCGCGCCAGCCAGGCCCACAGCGGCCAGGGCTGCGGCGGCTCGTTCCTTCGCCGTTGCCGGGCCCACCAGGCGGTCCAGCCCGAAGCCGACCTCCCGGAGCACGGTCCGTTCAAACAACTGATCACGCGGCTGTTGGAACAGCAGGCCCACCGAGGCCGCGGTCGTTCCCACCGGAGCTCCGGCGATGTCGGTGCCGCGGACTGCAACACTCCCGGACGTGGGACGCAGCAGGCCATTGAGATGCCGCAGGAAGGTGGATTTTCCGGCACCGTTGGGTCCGGTGACCGCCACGATCTCACCCGGCTGGACGGCTAAGTTAATGT harbors:
- the msrB gene encoding peptide-methionine (R)-S-oxide reductase MsrB; the encoded protein is MSIFGNSIFGNKATDTVGGGQESTTPGRAVEKTDAQWREELTPEEYHVLRQAGTERPYTGEYWDTHTEGVYQCRACGAELFTSNEKFDSHCGWPSFWAPLAEGNVRYIHDRTLGMERIEVRCGSCDSHLGHVFEGEGYGTPTDQRYCINSVSLRLVSKDDSTDDAGSGSQS
- a CDS encoding DUF6421 family protein, which codes for MTEMLTTAVTGISAQNLDWLRLKAAATALQALQVQDGSVPERAHHAAAAGHVDTIVTAIRALSPAFPHDAAYLQAACADFEAWAAGGFAVPDFLSSLLAFQPQEQRHDGLQHLVVFPMYTQNGSSNRLVEAVLVEVIWPEFIAGLEAGEYSNKLFVPIRFVDFTPGYDTNSAVLFPETVAVSQTPTFTWGAIFADREAARFRRVLKAAAEITSLELPEGAAELLADQDLTEATFVMWDLIHDRTHMRGDLPFDPFMIKQRMPYFLYSLEELRCDLTAFRESVRIEKDDDADPETRRHAKLVQYAIIFDRIFRFAITGSRVRNYDGLGGQLLFAWLHQQHVLHWTDTRLTIDWDEVADAVIALGAGIDELYWRSIDRPKTAHWLAAYQLVSATVTPNPASVWAKGPDALPLAGTPRGLTDQVLDDEFPLSMFYEALEKKMRPVIESTAGITGRSAL
- a CDS encoding SDR family oxidoreductase, with amino-acid sequence MTGSKPARVLVTGGSGASGIAVARALASAGHRVATVGSDQARIRAAAKEAGDGVTPFTCDLADFDGVRQLREQLSVTFGSVDAVIHLVGGWRGAKGISDQSDDDWDFLERGAVTTLRNVSRVFFDDIAASTAGRFAMVSSTAVDKPAAAVASYVAAKAAAEAWTMAMADGFRRISEAGGGNAAATVLVVKALVDDELRRAHPERKFPGATDVADLAAAVVRLFGAPSTELNGARLRLAD
- a CDS encoding threonine aldolase family protein, encoding MTTTVETGAALRLHDPSVRGFASDNYSGVHPEVLAALAAANEGHQVSYGEDDYTARLQELMVEHFGPGIECFPVFNGTGANVLSLQSLLPRWGAVVCASTAHINMDENGAPERIGGLKLLHVPTPDGKLTPELIDREAWGWGDEHRAQPLAVSITQTTELGTCYTPEEVRAIADHGHAKGMKLHMDGARLANAAAHLGVPLRAFTRDAGVDILSFGGTKNGLLFGEVVVALNPEAAHGLVYLRKMDMQLASKMRFMSAQFIALLEGDLWLRSASHANAMAARLRAAVDSIDGVRPTQKTESNGVFAILPPGIADRLRSSFRFYDWDEATGEVRWMCSFDTTEEDVDAFAAAIRHELRDYRDGQAG
- a CDS encoding DUF3000 domain-containing protein, coding for MNALDQVPPDFLHALGTLRKARCRKELRLAEIPAPARLAPFAVALGAEVMAPSAGTPATPMHGPAALAFAAASGTATPASDEDETELATGRFILLHDPEGSAVWDGEFRIVTYIRAELEPEMGNDQMLGTVAWTWLVEALENHNAGYRAAGGTATRVLSESFGTLAERPGSIDIELRASWTPDSSDVQAHLEAWSDMVCTFAGLPPLPDGVTALPPRRRSQPNGYGTGR
- a CDS encoding HRDC domain-containing protein, with protein sequence MTLNTPENTTAGVPAAAAAPHITVEGFDSPIPEIIDLDAPREGVPLVIETQSGLERCAAAIAAGTGPAGVDAERASGFRYGQRAFLVQIRREGAGTWLIDPEPFGNLDIINDALRGVEWILHAASQDLPCLSELGMWPDKLFDTELAARLAGLPRVGLAAVIEQLLGFGLAKEHSAADWSTRPLPEPWLRYAALDVEVLAELREELIELLQANGKLEYAEQEFAAILAAGIAPPRVDPWRKTSGLHQIRDRRQLAAVRELWLERDALAQKRDVAPGRLLPDSALVAAAKAMPATVPQLLTTKGFHGRAAQREAPRWLRCISTARTLEELPPLHLATNAPPPPRVWADRDPEAAARLATARPLLQAKAEELDLPLENLLTPDYLRRVAWRPPAEVTEESISAELLTLGARKWQVELSAPLIAGAFLDPQPLPPKESKAATAASGQ
- a CDS encoding thiolase family protein is translated as MSQHGSGASQRTVRDVVFVDGVRTPFGRAGEKGIYAGTRADDLIVKCIRGLLRRNPSLPPERIDEVAIAATTQTGDQGLTLGRTAALLAGLPRTVPGFAIDRMCAGAMTAVTTTAGGIGFGAYDVVIAGGVEHMGHHPMGSGADPNPRFMSERLVDPAALNMGNTAENLHDRFPAITKQRTDAYAVASQDKLAAAYQDGRIQPDLVPVAARKPGEGWTVHSKDEPPRPGTTVDDLAALRTPFRAHGRVTAGNAAGLNDGATAAVLASSDTAAELGLPVKMRLVSYAYAGVEPEVMGIGPVPATEKALQNAGLGIDDIGLFEINEAFAVQVLSFLDHYGIADDDPRVNRYGGAIAVGHPLASSGVRLMIQLARQFEEDPTVRYGITTMCVGLGMGGTVIWENPHHPDYSGNPSGHTAADVSAAADVSEGALA
- a CDS encoding 3-hydroxyacyl-CoA dehydrogenase NAD-binding domain-containing protein — protein: MSAADFRKLADLFPNETVTHSYVQDITLPGTAGKPSPGTFALVTLDNDLDHTKPTTLGPNTLVELGTVLEGLRDRAARGEIVGVGVTGKPHYLVAGADLSAVKSLEKREHGLWMAQLGHDVYATLANLGVPSFAFINGAALGGGLEIALQSTYRTVSTGAGALALPEGFLGLVPGWGGVYILPRLVGPENAVKVMIENPLSNNRTLSGAQAFRMGIADAVFEPADFLEQSLAWAAEIISGDVVPERPNAVDPSAPDSAARWTAAVDAGRKFVEGKTSNASPAPAKVLELLEANRTMTAAESAALECATLADLMQTDEFRSTVYAFLDLVQKRAKRPAGAPDRKLARPVTKVGVVGAGLMAGQLALLFARQLKVPVVLTDIDQARVDKGVAYVHAEVDKLLAKGRVSQDAANRTKALVTGSVSKEAFADADFVIEAVFEELHIKKQVFAELEGIVAPECVLATNTSSLSVTEMAADLQHPERLVGFHFFNPVAVMPLLEIVRAPRTDDAVLATAFELAKALKKTGVLVKDAAAFVVNRILLRLMGEVTAAFDEGTPADVADNALRPMGLPMSPFTLLAMVGLPVAQHVQESLHTAFGDRFPVSANLKKLIDNNVKALWENSPDGSRAVPASTLELMSFGTTPSTEEQVLRRVQDALAEEIGLMLDEGVVAGPEDIDLCMILGAGWPMFLGGITPYLDRVGAAERINGKRFLAPGVASPADGQPQQ